From the genome of Canis lupus baileyi chromosome 32, mCanLup2.hap1, whole genome shotgun sequence, one region includes:
- the ISLR gene encoding immunoglobulin superfamily containing leucine-rich repeat protein isoform X1, translating to MTSGGRMPELRLLCWALLLGLARACPEPCDCGEKYGFQIADCAYRDLEAVPPGFPANVTTLSLSANRLPSLPEGAFREVPLLQSLWLAHNEIRAVAAGALAPLGHLKSLDLSHNLLSDFAWSDLHNLSALQLLKMDSNELTFIPRDAFRSLRALRSLQLNHNRLHTLAEGIFTPLTALSHLQINDNPFDCTCGIVWFKTWALTAAVSIPEQDNITCTSPHVLKGTPLSRLLPLPCSAPSVQLTYQPSQDGAELRPGFVLALHCDVDGQPAPQLHWHIQTPGGTVEIASPNVGADGRALPGAPAASSRPRFQAFANGSLLIPDFGKPEEGTYSCLATNELGSAESSVNVALATPGEGGEDVLGRRFHGKAAEGKGCYTVDNEVQPSGPEDNVVIIYLSRAGAPEAAAAGEGVPGQQPPGLLLLGQSLLLVLLTSF from the exons ATGACCTCGG GAGGTAGGATGCCGGAGCTGAGGCTGCTGTGCTGGGCGCTCCTCCTGGGCCTGGCGCGGGCCTGCCCCGAGCCCTGCGACTGCGGAGAGAAGTACGGCTTCCAGATCGCGGACTGCGCCTACCGTGACCTGGAGGCTGTGCCACCCGGCTTCCCGGCCAATGTGACCACGCTGAGCCTGTCAGCCAACAGGCTGCCGAGCCTGCCAGAGGGGGCCTTCAGAGAGGTGCCCCTGCTGCAGTCGCTGTGGCTGGCGCACAACGAGATCCGCGCGGTGGCCGCCGGCGCCCTGGCCCCTCTGGGCCACCTCAAGAGCCTGGACCTCAGCCACAACCTCCTCTCTGACTTCGCCTGGAGCGACCTGCACAACCTCAGTGCCCTCCAGTTGCTCAAGATGGACAGCAACGAGCTGACCTTCATCCCCCGGGACGCCTTCCGCAGCCTGCGTGCCCTGCGCTCCCTGCAGCTCAACCACAACCGCCTGCACACGCTGGCCGAGGGCATCTTCACGCCGCTCACCGCGCTGTCCCACCTGCAGATCAACGACAACCCCTTCGACTGCACCTGCGGCATCGTGTGGTTCAAGACCTGGGCCCTGACCGCGGCTGTGTCCATCCCAGAGCAGGACAACATCACTTGCACCTCGCCCCACGTGCTCAAGGGCACACCGCTGAGCCGCCTGCTGCCGCTGCCCTGCTCGGCGCCCTCGGTGCAGCTCACCTACCAGCCCAGCCAGGACGGGGCTGAGCTGCGGCCTGGCTTCGTGCTGGCCCTGCACTGCGACGTGGATGGGCAGCCGGCACCCCAGCTCCACTGGCACATCCAGACGCCCGGCGGCACCGTGGAGATCGCCAGCCCCAACGTGGGTGCCGACGGGCGCGCCCTGCCCGGCGCCCCCGCGGCCAGCAGCCGGCCGCGCTTCCAGGCCTTTGCCAACGGCAGCCTGCTCATCCCTGACTTTGGCAAGCCGGAGGAGGGCACCTACAGCTGCCTGGCCACCAACGAGCTGGGCAGCGCGGAGAGCTCGGTGAACGTGGCCCTGGCCACACCGGGCGAGGGTGGCGAGGATGTGCTGGGGCGCAGGTTCCACGGCAAAGCGGCCGAGGGGAAGGGCTGCTACACGGTTGACAACGAGGTGCAGCCCTCAGGCCCGGAGGACAACGTTGTCATCATCTACCTCAGCCGCGCCGGGGCGCCTGAGGCTGCAGCAGCAGGAGAAGGGGTCCCTGGGCAGCAGCCCCCGGGCCTGCTCCTCCTAGGCCAGagcctcctcctcgtcctcctcacttccttctag
- the ISLR gene encoding immunoglobulin superfamily containing leucine-rich repeat protein isoform X2 — protein sequence MPELRLLCWALLLGLARACPEPCDCGEKYGFQIADCAYRDLEAVPPGFPANVTTLSLSANRLPSLPEGAFREVPLLQSLWLAHNEIRAVAAGALAPLGHLKSLDLSHNLLSDFAWSDLHNLSALQLLKMDSNELTFIPRDAFRSLRALRSLQLNHNRLHTLAEGIFTPLTALSHLQINDNPFDCTCGIVWFKTWALTAAVSIPEQDNITCTSPHVLKGTPLSRLLPLPCSAPSVQLTYQPSQDGAELRPGFVLALHCDVDGQPAPQLHWHIQTPGGTVEIASPNVGADGRALPGAPAASSRPRFQAFANGSLLIPDFGKPEEGTYSCLATNELGSAESSVNVALATPGEGGEDVLGRRFHGKAAEGKGCYTVDNEVQPSGPEDNVVIIYLSRAGAPEAAAAGEGVPGQQPPGLLLLGQSLLLVLLTSF from the coding sequence ATGCCGGAGCTGAGGCTGCTGTGCTGGGCGCTCCTCCTGGGCCTGGCGCGGGCCTGCCCCGAGCCCTGCGACTGCGGAGAGAAGTACGGCTTCCAGATCGCGGACTGCGCCTACCGTGACCTGGAGGCTGTGCCACCCGGCTTCCCGGCCAATGTGACCACGCTGAGCCTGTCAGCCAACAGGCTGCCGAGCCTGCCAGAGGGGGCCTTCAGAGAGGTGCCCCTGCTGCAGTCGCTGTGGCTGGCGCACAACGAGATCCGCGCGGTGGCCGCCGGCGCCCTGGCCCCTCTGGGCCACCTCAAGAGCCTGGACCTCAGCCACAACCTCCTCTCTGACTTCGCCTGGAGCGACCTGCACAACCTCAGTGCCCTCCAGTTGCTCAAGATGGACAGCAACGAGCTGACCTTCATCCCCCGGGACGCCTTCCGCAGCCTGCGTGCCCTGCGCTCCCTGCAGCTCAACCACAACCGCCTGCACACGCTGGCCGAGGGCATCTTCACGCCGCTCACCGCGCTGTCCCACCTGCAGATCAACGACAACCCCTTCGACTGCACCTGCGGCATCGTGTGGTTCAAGACCTGGGCCCTGACCGCGGCTGTGTCCATCCCAGAGCAGGACAACATCACTTGCACCTCGCCCCACGTGCTCAAGGGCACACCGCTGAGCCGCCTGCTGCCGCTGCCCTGCTCGGCGCCCTCGGTGCAGCTCACCTACCAGCCCAGCCAGGACGGGGCTGAGCTGCGGCCTGGCTTCGTGCTGGCCCTGCACTGCGACGTGGATGGGCAGCCGGCACCCCAGCTCCACTGGCACATCCAGACGCCCGGCGGCACCGTGGAGATCGCCAGCCCCAACGTGGGTGCCGACGGGCGCGCCCTGCCCGGCGCCCCCGCGGCCAGCAGCCGGCCGCGCTTCCAGGCCTTTGCCAACGGCAGCCTGCTCATCCCTGACTTTGGCAAGCCGGAGGAGGGCACCTACAGCTGCCTGGCCACCAACGAGCTGGGCAGCGCGGAGAGCTCGGTGAACGTGGCCCTGGCCACACCGGGCGAGGGTGGCGAGGATGTGCTGGGGCGCAGGTTCCACGGCAAAGCGGCCGAGGGGAAGGGCTGCTACACGGTTGACAACGAGGTGCAGCCCTCAGGCCCGGAGGACAACGTTGTCATCATCTACCTCAGCCGCGCCGGGGCGCCTGAGGCTGCAGCAGCAGGAGAAGGGGTCCCTGGGCAGCAGCCCCCGGGCCTGCTCCTCCTAGGCCAGagcctcctcctcgtcctcctcacttccttctag